In Brachypodium distachyon strain Bd21 chromosome 2, Brachypodium_distachyon_v3.0, whole genome shotgun sequence, one genomic interval encodes:
- the LOC100833381 gene encoding protein HASTY 1 isoform X1 — MSTDLAAASAVAAISAVMDWRSSPDARNAAFTYLESVKSGDVRALASTSFLLVRKDQASEIRLHGFKMLQHLVRLRWEELSVAERNEFANLTVNLMSEVIGPREEWALKSQTAALVAEVVRREGVTLLNTLLPSIVSLSNSGPAEAELVAMILRWLPEDITVHNEDLEGDKRRALLRGLTEALPQILPLLYSLLEKHFVAASSEHTKQQMELAKQHVGTVIAVLNAVNAYAEWAPVTDLAKYGLIHGCGSLLSYSDFRVHACEFFKIICQRKRPVDVAISEYDAAMSNIFQVLMSVSQEFLTKSRMQPSAIDDSEYEFAVCICETMVALGSSNMQCILADGARTSHFLQQMLEYYQHDRIALHFQSLLFWLVVLREPSKAKSVARVSGDTTSGSSTEKEKKGVLLFITDEIYSTLLDVAFKRMLKKSASSSPSPLELWNEELEGKSDFSNYRTKLLDLIRVVASQRPVIAAANAVQRISVVFGDTNEATKSPEVLDAMVGAQLGLETVVSAIFDGSGDYTKTDQEIQFQIHSTFEGLLQQLLSLKWTEPSLAVIHGHYLDSLGLFLRHYPDAVASVVNKLFELLTSLPITIQQQDLSNNSRQARLQICSSFIRISRAADKALLPHMKNIADTMAYLQGEGRLLRAEHDHLCEAFLIMASSSGIQQQQEVLAWLLEPLNKTWTQMEWQTAYLSDPSGLTHMFADSQFMWSIYHNVTFFEKALKRSGTKKSTAALQAAPTTTAVTGYLHPMSSHLSWILPPLLRLLRCIHALWAEPFAQSLTGETKAAKSMTIAEQASLLGETNKLTKGQVAPSDGLLDVQREGESKENNIRNWLRGIRDSGYNLIGLAATLGETFFRSIEGSSVTLALMENVQVMEFRHLRQLMHLAVVPLVKHCPAELWHMWTVNLLQPIFVHCQQALDYSWSCLLREGRAKVPDNFGNLSGSELKVEVMEEKLLRDLTREVCSVLWVLASPGLNSGLPTLEQLGPANRIDSFLKDLESFASSSLAGFVMLNVSTALPALRITIQVFSWTDSEAVTKVVPFCGALIHLAVATNRAELRQFVGKDLFSSIIQGLSIESNAIISAELVGLCREIYVYLSDKDPSPKQILLSLPDMKQEDLLAFDDSLSKTASPKEQKQHMRNLLLIATGNKLRALASQKITNVITNVTTRNRSSAAHHGSRAEEDDHIGLAALS; from the exons CACTTGGTGAGGTTGAGGTGGGAGGAACTCAGTGTTGCAGAACGAAATGAATTCGCTAATTTGACTGTCAATTTGATGTCAGAGGTTATTGGTCCCCGTGAGGAGTGGGCTTTGAAGAGTCAAACAGCCGCGTTAGTAGCAGAG GTAGTTAGAAGGGAGGGAGTTACTTTGCTGAATACATTACTTCCCTCTATTGTTTCTCTGTCTAACAGTGGTCCTGCCGAG GCTGAGTTAGTTGCCATGATTCTAAGGTGGCTTCCAGAGGACATCACTGTTCACAACGAGGATTTAGAAG GTGATAAGAGGAGAGCACTGTTGCGTGGCCTTACCGAGGCACTGCCACAAATTCTTCCGCTTTTATATTCT TTACTTGAGAAACATTTTGTGGCTGCTTCAAGCGAGCACACGAAGCAGCAAATGGAGTTGGCTAAACAGCATGTAGGGACAGTAATAGCTGTTCTAAATGCTGTCAATGCGTATGCTGAATGGGCTCCTGTGACAGATCTGGCCAAATATGGTTTAATTCATGG ATGTGGGTCCTTGCTTTCTTACAGTGATTTTCGCGTTCATGCTTGTGAGTTCTTCAAAATAATCTGTCAAAG AAAGCGACCTGTGGACGTCGCAATTTCTGAGTATGATGCAGCAATGAGCAACATTTTCCAGGTGTTGATGAGCGTTTCCCAAGAATTTTTAACCAAATCTAGGATGCAGCCCAGTGCTATTGATGATAGTGAATATGAGTTTGCAGTGTGTATTTGTGAGACAATGGTTGCGCTAGGTTCTTCTAACATGCAGTGCATACTGGCTGATGGAGCAAGGACTTCTCACTTCCTACAACAA ATGCTGGAATATTACCAACATGACAGGATTGCACTCCATTTCCAGTCTTTATTATTTTGGCTG GTTGTATTGAGGGAACCATCGAAAGCGAAGTCTGTTGCTCGTGTTTCTGGCGATACAACTAGTGGAAGTTCAactgaaaaggagaagaaaggggTGTTATTATTTATTactgatgaaatatacagtaCTCTACTGGACGTCGCTTTCAAAAGAATGCTGAAGAAAAGTGCAAGTTCATCTCCAAGTCCGTTAGAACTGTGGAATGAAGAGCTTGAGGGTAAGAGTGACTTCAGCAACTATCGCACCAAACTG CTGGATCTCATAAGAGTTGTTGCTTCTCAAAGACCTGTTATTGCTGCAGCGAATGCTGTTCAAAGAATAAGTGTTGTTTTTGGAGATACTAATGAAGCAACAAAGTCCCCTGAG GTTCTTGACGCAATGGTAGGTGCACAACTTGGGCTTGAAACAGTTGTTAGTGCCATATTTGATGGCTCAGGTGATTATACGAAGACTGACCAGGAGATACAATTCCAAATACACAGTACTTTTGAAG GTTTACTTCAGCAGCTTCTTTCTCTGAAGTGGACAGAACCTAGCCTTGCAGTTATTCATGGTCATTATTTGGATTCTTTGGGTCTTTTCTTGAGACATTATCCAGATGCAGTTGCCAGTGTTGTGAATAAGCTTTTTGAACTATTGACATCTCTCCCCATCACAATTCAG CAACAGGACCTGTCAAATaattcccggcaagctaggtTGCAGATTTGCTCGTCATTCATTCGTATATCAAGAGCTGCTGATAAAGCACTTCTGCCTCATATGAAG AACATTGCCGACACCATGGCTTACCTTCAAGGAGAGGGCCGCTTACTACGTGCCGAACATGATCATCTATGTGAAGCGTTTCTTATTATGGCCTCCTCTTCTGG GATTCAGCAGCAACAGGAAGTCCTGGCCTGGTTACTTGAGCCTCTTAATAAGACGTGGACCCAAATGGAATGGCAAACTGCGTATTTGTCTGATCCATCTGGTTTGACACACATGTTTGCTGACAGCCAATTTATGTGGTCCATTTATCATAATGTTACATTCTTTGAGAAGGCACTCAAGAGAAGCGGGACCAAAAAATCAACAGCAGCTCTGCAAGCAGCGCCGACCACCACAGCAGTAACTGGTTATCTACATCCAATGTCTTCGCATCTATCATGGATTCTGCCCCCTCTTTTAAGG CTGTTGCGATGTATACATGCACTTTGGGCCGAGCCATTTGCTCAGTCGCTGACTGGAGAAACCAAGGCGGCAAAAAGCATGACTATTGCGGAGCAGGCCAGCCTTTTGGGAGAGACAAATAAACTCACAAAAGGCCAAGTTGCACCTTCTGATGGATTACTGGATGTTCAAAGGGAGGGAGAGTCTAAAGAAAATAACATAAGAAACTGGTTACGAGGGATCCGTGACAGTGG GTACAATCTTATAGGTTTAGCAGCTACTCTTGGGGAAACATTTTTCCGAAGCATAGAGGGTTCATCTGTCACCCTTGCTCTTATGGAGAATGTGCAAGTTATGGAGTTTCGTCATTTGCGCCAACTCATGCACCTTGCTGTTGTTCCTTTGGTTAAACATTGCCCTGCTGAACTATGGCATATGTGGACAGTGAACCTTTTGCAGCCAATATTTGTTCACTGCCAGCAAGCACTTGATTACTCATGGTCTTGTCTTCTTCGTGAAGGCCGAGCTAAGGTTCCTGACAACTTTGGTAATCTTTCTGGGTCAGAACTGAAGGTAGAGGTGATGGAAGAGAAGTTGCTACGAGATTTGACTCGTGAAGTATGTTCTGTGCTTTGGGTTTTAGCATCACCAGGTTTGAACAGTGGGCTTCCGACCTTGGAACAACTTGGACCTGCCAACCGGATTGATTCTTTTCTTAAAGATCTGGAGTCCTTTGCTTCCAGCTCTCTTGCTGG ATTTGTTATGCTTAATGTTAGCACTGCCCTTCCTGCATTGAGGATAACTATTCAAGTGTTCAGTTGGACAGATAGTGAAGCAGTGACTAAAGTAGTTCCCTTTTGTGGTGCATTGATTCACCTTGCTGTGGCAACAAACCGGGCTGAGCTTAGGCAGTTTGTTGGAAAGGACCTATTTTCTTCTATAATACAGGGCTTATCTATTGAATCGAATGCAATTATTAGTGCCGAACTTGTTGGTCTCTGTCGAGAAATATACGTCTATCTGTCAGATAAAGATCCATCACCAAAACAG ATTCTTCTGTCCCTCCCCGACATGAAGCAGGAAGATTTGCTCGCTTTTGATGATTCGTTGAGCAAAACTGCTAGTCCAAAAGAGCAGAAGCAACATATGCGAAACTTACTTCTGATAGCCACAGGGAACAAATTAAGGGCTCTTGCTTCTCAAAAGATCACAAATGTTATTACCAATGTTACAA CTCGAAATCGGAGCAGTGCCGCACACCATGGATccagagctgaagaagatgatcacaTTGGATTAGCTGCATTATCATAG
- the LOC100833381 gene encoding protein HASTY 1 isoform X2: MSTDLAAASAVAAISAVMDWRSSPDARNAAFTYLESVKSGDVRALASTSFLLVRKDQASEIRLHGFKMLQHLVRLRWEELSVAERNEFANLTVNLMSEVIGPREEWALKSQTAALVAEVVRREGVTLLNTLLPSIVSLSNSGPAEAELVAMILRWLPEDITVHNEDLEGDKRRALLRGLTEALPQILPLLYSLLEKHFVAASSEHTKQQMELAKQHVGTVIAVLNAVNAYAEWAPVTDLAKYGLIHGCGSLLSYSDFRVHACEFFKIICQRKRPVDVAISEYDAAMSNIFQVLMSVSQEFLTKSRMQPSAIDDSEYEFAVCICETMVALGSSNMQCILADGARTSHFLQQMLEYYQHDRIALHFQSLLFWLVVLREPSKAKSVARVSGDTTSGSSTEKEKKGVLLFITDEIYSTLLDVAFKRMLKKSASSSPSPLELWNEELEGKSDFSNYRTKLLDLIRVVASQRPVIAAANAVQRISVVFGDTNEATKSPEVLDAMVGAQLGLETVVSAIFDGSGDYTKTDQEIQFQIHSTFEGLLQQLLSLKWTEPSLAVIHGHYLDSLGLFLRHYPDAVASVVNKLFELLTSLPITIQDLSNNSRQARLQICSSFIRISRAADKALLPHMKNIADTMAYLQGEGRLLRAEHDHLCEAFLIMASSSGIQQQQEVLAWLLEPLNKTWTQMEWQTAYLSDPSGLTHMFADSQFMWSIYHNVTFFEKALKRSGTKKSTAALQAAPTTTAVTGYLHPMSSHLSWILPPLLRLLRCIHALWAEPFAQSLTGETKAAKSMTIAEQASLLGETNKLTKGQVAPSDGLLDVQREGESKENNIRNWLRGIRDSGYNLIGLAATLGETFFRSIEGSSVTLALMENVQVMEFRHLRQLMHLAVVPLVKHCPAELWHMWTVNLLQPIFVHCQQALDYSWSCLLREGRAKVPDNFGNLSGSELKVEVMEEKLLRDLTREVCSVLWVLASPGLNSGLPTLEQLGPANRIDSFLKDLESFASSSLAGFVMLNVSTALPALRITIQVFSWTDSEAVTKVVPFCGALIHLAVATNRAELRQFVGKDLFSSIIQGLSIESNAIISAELVGLCREIYVYLSDKDPSPKQILLSLPDMKQEDLLAFDDSLSKTASPKEQKQHMRNLLLIATGNKLRALASQKITNVITNVTTRNRSSAAHHGSRAEEDDHIGLAALS; encoded by the exons CACTTGGTGAGGTTGAGGTGGGAGGAACTCAGTGTTGCAGAACGAAATGAATTCGCTAATTTGACTGTCAATTTGATGTCAGAGGTTATTGGTCCCCGTGAGGAGTGGGCTTTGAAGAGTCAAACAGCCGCGTTAGTAGCAGAG GTAGTTAGAAGGGAGGGAGTTACTTTGCTGAATACATTACTTCCCTCTATTGTTTCTCTGTCTAACAGTGGTCCTGCCGAG GCTGAGTTAGTTGCCATGATTCTAAGGTGGCTTCCAGAGGACATCACTGTTCACAACGAGGATTTAGAAG GTGATAAGAGGAGAGCACTGTTGCGTGGCCTTACCGAGGCACTGCCACAAATTCTTCCGCTTTTATATTCT TTACTTGAGAAACATTTTGTGGCTGCTTCAAGCGAGCACACGAAGCAGCAAATGGAGTTGGCTAAACAGCATGTAGGGACAGTAATAGCTGTTCTAAATGCTGTCAATGCGTATGCTGAATGGGCTCCTGTGACAGATCTGGCCAAATATGGTTTAATTCATGG ATGTGGGTCCTTGCTTTCTTACAGTGATTTTCGCGTTCATGCTTGTGAGTTCTTCAAAATAATCTGTCAAAG AAAGCGACCTGTGGACGTCGCAATTTCTGAGTATGATGCAGCAATGAGCAACATTTTCCAGGTGTTGATGAGCGTTTCCCAAGAATTTTTAACCAAATCTAGGATGCAGCCCAGTGCTATTGATGATAGTGAATATGAGTTTGCAGTGTGTATTTGTGAGACAATGGTTGCGCTAGGTTCTTCTAACATGCAGTGCATACTGGCTGATGGAGCAAGGACTTCTCACTTCCTACAACAA ATGCTGGAATATTACCAACATGACAGGATTGCACTCCATTTCCAGTCTTTATTATTTTGGCTG GTTGTATTGAGGGAACCATCGAAAGCGAAGTCTGTTGCTCGTGTTTCTGGCGATACAACTAGTGGAAGTTCAactgaaaaggagaagaaaggggTGTTATTATTTATTactgatgaaatatacagtaCTCTACTGGACGTCGCTTTCAAAAGAATGCTGAAGAAAAGTGCAAGTTCATCTCCAAGTCCGTTAGAACTGTGGAATGAAGAGCTTGAGGGTAAGAGTGACTTCAGCAACTATCGCACCAAACTG CTGGATCTCATAAGAGTTGTTGCTTCTCAAAGACCTGTTATTGCTGCAGCGAATGCTGTTCAAAGAATAAGTGTTGTTTTTGGAGATACTAATGAAGCAACAAAGTCCCCTGAG GTTCTTGACGCAATGGTAGGTGCACAACTTGGGCTTGAAACAGTTGTTAGTGCCATATTTGATGGCTCAGGTGATTATACGAAGACTGACCAGGAGATACAATTCCAAATACACAGTACTTTTGAAG GTTTACTTCAGCAGCTTCTTTCTCTGAAGTGGACAGAACCTAGCCTTGCAGTTATTCATGGTCATTATTTGGATTCTTTGGGTCTTTTCTTGAGACATTATCCAGATGCAGTTGCCAGTGTTGTGAATAAGCTTTTTGAACTATTGACATCTCTCCCCATCACAATTCAG GACCTGTCAAATaattcccggcaagctaggtTGCAGATTTGCTCGTCATTCATTCGTATATCAAGAGCTGCTGATAAAGCACTTCTGCCTCATATGAAG AACATTGCCGACACCATGGCTTACCTTCAAGGAGAGGGCCGCTTACTACGTGCCGAACATGATCATCTATGTGAAGCGTTTCTTATTATGGCCTCCTCTTCTGG GATTCAGCAGCAACAGGAAGTCCTGGCCTGGTTACTTGAGCCTCTTAATAAGACGTGGACCCAAATGGAATGGCAAACTGCGTATTTGTCTGATCCATCTGGTTTGACACACATGTTTGCTGACAGCCAATTTATGTGGTCCATTTATCATAATGTTACATTCTTTGAGAAGGCACTCAAGAGAAGCGGGACCAAAAAATCAACAGCAGCTCTGCAAGCAGCGCCGACCACCACAGCAGTAACTGGTTATCTACATCCAATGTCTTCGCATCTATCATGGATTCTGCCCCCTCTTTTAAGG CTGTTGCGATGTATACATGCACTTTGGGCCGAGCCATTTGCTCAGTCGCTGACTGGAGAAACCAAGGCGGCAAAAAGCATGACTATTGCGGAGCAGGCCAGCCTTTTGGGAGAGACAAATAAACTCACAAAAGGCCAAGTTGCACCTTCTGATGGATTACTGGATGTTCAAAGGGAGGGAGAGTCTAAAGAAAATAACATAAGAAACTGGTTACGAGGGATCCGTGACAGTGG GTACAATCTTATAGGTTTAGCAGCTACTCTTGGGGAAACATTTTTCCGAAGCATAGAGGGTTCATCTGTCACCCTTGCTCTTATGGAGAATGTGCAAGTTATGGAGTTTCGTCATTTGCGCCAACTCATGCACCTTGCTGTTGTTCCTTTGGTTAAACATTGCCCTGCTGAACTATGGCATATGTGGACAGTGAACCTTTTGCAGCCAATATTTGTTCACTGCCAGCAAGCACTTGATTACTCATGGTCTTGTCTTCTTCGTGAAGGCCGAGCTAAGGTTCCTGACAACTTTGGTAATCTTTCTGGGTCAGAACTGAAGGTAGAGGTGATGGAAGAGAAGTTGCTACGAGATTTGACTCGTGAAGTATGTTCTGTGCTTTGGGTTTTAGCATCACCAGGTTTGAACAGTGGGCTTCCGACCTTGGAACAACTTGGACCTGCCAACCGGATTGATTCTTTTCTTAAAGATCTGGAGTCCTTTGCTTCCAGCTCTCTTGCTGG ATTTGTTATGCTTAATGTTAGCACTGCCCTTCCTGCATTGAGGATAACTATTCAAGTGTTCAGTTGGACAGATAGTGAAGCAGTGACTAAAGTAGTTCCCTTTTGTGGTGCATTGATTCACCTTGCTGTGGCAACAAACCGGGCTGAGCTTAGGCAGTTTGTTGGAAAGGACCTATTTTCTTCTATAATACAGGGCTTATCTATTGAATCGAATGCAATTATTAGTGCCGAACTTGTTGGTCTCTGTCGAGAAATATACGTCTATCTGTCAGATAAAGATCCATCACCAAAACAG ATTCTTCTGTCCCTCCCCGACATGAAGCAGGAAGATTTGCTCGCTTTTGATGATTCGTTGAGCAAAACTGCTAGTCCAAAAGAGCAGAAGCAACATATGCGAAACTTACTTCTGATAGCCACAGGGAACAAATTAAGGGCTCTTGCTTCTCAAAAGATCACAAATGTTATTACCAATGTTACAA CTCGAAATCGGAGCAGTGCCGCACACCATGGATccagagctgaagaagatgatcacaTTGGATTAGCTGCATTATCATAG